A region from the Spirochaeta thermophila DSM 6192 genome encodes:
- the cobA gene encoding uroporphyrinogen-III C-methyltransferase yields the protein MRVLRLGTRGSRLALAQVREWIARWRDASPEAGEVEWEPMVLHPRGDRDKRTPLHLVEGSDFFTDALDEALLEGRIDVALHSAKDLPDELREGLSLAAITPLEGPREDVLVLHPRWASASSVDELPAGLRIGTSSARRREQLSHLRSDWELVDIRGTIEERLARVSSGEIDGVVMAKVALTRLALEVPHLPLPFVPHPLQGRLAAVVREGDEEVRRLCAVLDDRGRWGRVAIVGAGPGTADFLTLRAERLLREADLVLYDDLVYPELLAGRTAELVAVGRRKGKERYTVEEVCDLMIQAAYAGKKVVRLKGGDPSLYARLEEELSWLRAARIPYEVVPGISAFQAASACTEIPLTSREGASSLLISTGYPPERALIPPPDGRLSCVYYMAGEEFPRICARFLEAGWDPHTPAVVVSAAARPEQTHLSLTLEDGARWTGSLPRPALLLVGATGVSRSWWEDRPHILVTGTRAAPWRARGEVVHIPCIATVPRRDGRVQEVMEGLSSYTMLIFTSRHGVAHFVDRLLEHGDLRLLAGMRVVAIGRVTAEALKDRGLVPDLIPEEDSAEGLVSLAAKENWRDEKILIPCSSLSDPFLQEELSRQGNTVDAVPFYDTVPAPYPEALPLEVGAFDEVVFLSPSGVRVFRERFGALPPGIRIHTPGATTRRAVDDATS from the coding sequence ATGCGCGTCTTGAGGCTTGGTACCAGAGGAAGCAGGCTCGCCCTCGCCCAGGTGAGGGAGTGGATCGCGCGGTGGAGAGACGCCTCGCCTGAGGCGGGGGAGGTGGAGTGGGAGCCTATGGTCCTCCATCCCAGAGGTGATCGCGACAAGCGCACCCCCCTCCACCTCGTAGAGGGCTCGGACTTCTTCACCGATGCCCTCGATGAGGCCCTCCTGGAGGGGAGGATCGACGTGGCCCTCCACAGCGCGAAGGACCTCCCCGACGAGCTCCGGGAGGGGCTCTCCCTTGCGGCGATCACCCCCCTCGAGGGGCCGCGCGAGGACGTCCTCGTGCTCCACCCCCGATGGGCGTCCGCCTCCTCTGTGGACGAGCTTCCGGCCGGATTGCGTATCGGCACCAGCAGTGCGAGGAGGAGGGAGCAGCTCTCCCACCTCCGGAGCGACTGGGAGCTCGTGGACATACGGGGCACCATAGAGGAGCGCCTCGCACGCGTCTCTTCCGGCGAGATAGACGGGGTGGTGATGGCCAAAGTGGCCCTCACCCGACTGGCACTGGAGGTGCCTCACCTCCCCCTCCCCTTTGTCCCCCACCCCCTGCAGGGCAGACTTGCGGCAGTGGTGCGGGAGGGGGACGAGGAGGTGCGCCGCCTCTGCGCGGTCCTCGACGATCGGGGCCGATGGGGTAGGGTGGCGATCGTGGGTGCAGGGCCCGGCACTGCAGACTTCCTCACGCTGAGGGCCGAAAGACTCCTTCGGGAGGCGGATCTCGTCCTCTACGACGACCTCGTCTACCCCGAGCTTCTCGCAGGGAGGACGGCCGAGCTCGTGGCGGTGGGGAGGCGGAAGGGAAAGGAGCGGTACACCGTGGAGGAGGTGTGTGACCTGATGATCCAGGCCGCCTATGCGGGAAAGAAGGTGGTCCGCCTCAAGGGCGGGGATCCCTCCCTCTATGCGAGGCTCGAGGAAGAGCTCTCCTGGCTGAGGGCGGCGAGGATACCCTACGAAGTGGTGCCGGGGATAAGCGCCTTTCAGGCCGCCTCCGCCTGCACAGAGATCCCACTCACGAGCAGGGAGGGTGCCTCCTCCCTCCTCATCTCCACAGGGTATCCTCCGGAGCGGGCCCTCATCCCCCCGCCGGATGGGCGGCTTTCCTGTGTGTACTACATGGCGGGTGAGGAGTTCCCCCGGATATGCGCCCGCTTCCTGGAGGCGGGGTGGGATCCTCACACCCCTGCGGTGGTGGTGAGTGCGGCGGCCCGGCCCGAACAGACCCACCTCTCCCTCACCCTGGAGGACGGCGCGCGGTGGACCGGATCCCTCCCGCGTCCCGCGCTCCTCCTGGTGGGGGCGACCGGCGTCTCCCGGTCGTGGTGGGAGGACCGTCCCCACATCCTCGTGACCGGGACGCGCGCTGCCCCCTGGCGGGCGCGGGGGGAGGTGGTGCACATCCCGTGCATCGCCACGGTCCCCCGACGCGATGGGAGGGTCCAGGAGGTGATGGAAGGCCTCTCCTCATACACCATGCTCATCTTCACCTCCCGCCATGGGGTGGCCCACTTCGTGGACCGCCTCCTGGAGCACGGTGATCTCCGCCTCCTTGCGGGCATGCGCGTGGTGGCCATAGGCAGGGTCACTGCCGAGGCCCTTAAGGACCGGGGGCTCGTTCCAGACCTCATCCCGGAGGAGGACTCGGCAGAGGGGCTCGTCTCGCTCGCAGCGAAGGAGAACTGGAGGGATGAGAAGATCCTCATCCCCTGTTCCTCGCTCTCGGATCCCTTTTTGCAGGAGGAGCTTTCCCGGCAAGGGAATACCGTGGATGCGGTCCCCTTCTACGATACCGTCCCCGCCCCCTATCCAGAGGCCCTTCCGCTGGAGGTGGGCGCCTTCGACGAGGTGGTCTTCCTCTCGCCCTCCGGCGTGAGGGTCTTCAGGGAGCGCTTCGGCGCCCTTCCACCGGGGATCCGCATCCATACCCCAGGAGCCACCACAAGGAGGGCAGTGGACGATGCTACCTCTTAG
- the hemB gene encoding porphobilinogen synthase: MLPLRALRRDEATRDRIAETAWSRDQLIQALFVTTESKGKEPVPGFPGVYRHGLESLLHEAEALLDAGIRKVLLFGVVPPSYKDETASWALRADGPVPTAVRELKRRFPELEVFTDVCVCGYTSHGHCGLVRGGEVRNDESVVLLARMAAVHGEAGADWVAPSAMMDGQVEAIRRALDGRGLSRVRILSYAAKYASRLYGPFREAAGSAPAFGDRRSYQMDVRNGAEAVVEVWADLVEGADAVMVKPALFYLDVIQRVRAAFPRVRLAAYLVSGEYAMLVRAEEEGSVPGAFREAVTAVFRAGADLLITYDTRRIASWEEDHG; the protein is encoded by the coding sequence ATGCTACCTCTTAGAGCCTTAAGAAGGGATGAGGCCACGAGAGATCGGATTGCAGAGACCGCGTGGTCGAGGGACCAGCTCATCCAGGCGCTCTTCGTGACCACCGAGAGCAAGGGGAAGGAGCCCGTTCCCGGCTTCCCGGGGGTCTATCGCCATGGCCTCGAGAGCCTCCTCCACGAGGCAGAGGCCCTGCTGGATGCCGGGATCCGGAAGGTGCTCCTCTTCGGCGTGGTGCCCCCCTCGTACAAGGACGAGACGGCCTCGTGGGCCCTTCGGGCGGATGGGCCTGTCCCCACAGCGGTCCGCGAGCTCAAGCGGCGATTCCCCGAACTGGAGGTCTTCACCGACGTGTGCGTATGTGGCTACACCTCGCACGGCCACTGTGGCCTCGTGCGTGGGGGGGAGGTGCGCAATGACGAGAGCGTGGTCCTCCTCGCCCGGATGGCCGCGGTCCATGGAGAGGCGGGGGCGGACTGGGTGGCGCCGTCCGCCATGATGGACGGTCAGGTCGAGGCGATACGCAGGGCCCTCGACGGGAGAGGACTGTCCCGGGTAAGGATCCTCTCCTATGCGGCGAAGTACGCCTCCAGGCTCTACGGCCCCTTCAGGGAGGCGGCCGGATCGGCTCCGGCCTTTGGAGACAGGCGCTCCTACCAGATGGACGTGCGCAACGGGGCCGAGGCCGTGGTGGAGGTGTGGGCCGACCTGGTGGAGGGGGCCGATGCGGTCATGGTGAAGCCGGCCCTCTTCTATCTGGACGTCATCCAGAGGGTGCGGGCGGCCTTTCCCCGCGTGAGGCTCGCGGCCTACCTCGTCTCAGGGGAGTACGCCATGCTCGTGCGTGCGGAGGAGGAGGGGAGTGTCCCCGGGGCCTTCAGGGAGGCGGTGACCGCGGTCTTCCGTGCAGGGGCCGATCTTCTCATCACCTACGACACACGCCGTATCGCCTCATGGGAGGAAGACCATGGCTAG
- a CDS encoding glutamyl-tRNA reductase codes for MICLWGVHIEREGEGAIARLYLPPAGVIPFLHGLGVGEAMLLQTCNRWELVVPDSPRAMARVGSWCEERGGFPGRIYRGREAFFHLCRVVAGMDSVVPGDTEIVSQFKAAWRQVAEAGTVGPVLLNLCQQVLGVAKRIRSCCTLSQGYRSVAGLAAWWMREQLGPGGRIAVLGTGRVARDVLRYGVQMGLTAAMVAGRRYEAACALAEECGGEAVLLEDLPLVLERADAVVGASAAPHLLLRREDHAPLIAARERPLLLVDLAVPHDIDPGLAELPQVTYVDVVDLGRRRQEVWERRRDALVRAEEILEEEGSARYARLEAWYQRKQARPRPGEGVDRAVERRLA; via the coding sequence ATGATCTGCTTATGGGGAGTCCACATTGAGCGGGAGGGGGAGGGGGCGATCGCGCGCCTCTACCTCCCACCGGCAGGGGTGATCCCCTTTCTCCATGGGCTCGGGGTGGGGGAGGCGATGCTCCTCCAGACCTGTAACCGCTGGGAGCTGGTGGTCCCTGATTCCCCCCGGGCCATGGCACGGGTAGGATCGTGGTGCGAGGAGAGGGGCGGCTTTCCCGGGAGGATCTACCGTGGAAGGGAGGCCTTTTTCCACCTCTGCCGGGTGGTTGCGGGCATGGACTCGGTGGTTCCGGGAGATACCGAGATCGTCTCCCAGTTCAAGGCTGCCTGGCGGCAGGTAGCGGAGGCGGGAACGGTGGGGCCTGTGCTCCTCAACCTGTGTCAGCAGGTCCTGGGGGTGGCGAAACGCATCCGGTCGTGCTGCACCCTCTCGCAGGGATACCGTTCGGTGGCGGGCCTGGCTGCGTGGTGGATGAGGGAGCAGCTCGGACCGGGGGGGAGGATCGCGGTCCTGGGGACAGGTCGTGTGGCGAGGGATGTGCTCAGGTACGGGGTCCAGATGGGACTTACGGCGGCGATGGTGGCAGGAAGACGCTACGAGGCCGCCTGTGCCCTGGCGGAGGAGTGCGGGGGGGAGGCGGTCCTCCTGGAGGACCTCCCCCTCGTGTTGGAGCGCGCAGACGCGGTGGTGGGGGCGAGCGCAGCCCCGCATCTTCTCCTGCGGCGTGAGGACCATGCGCCACTCATCGCAGCCCGGGAGAGGCCCCTCCTCCTGGTGGACCTTGCGGTGCCCCACGATATCGACCCCGGTCTTGCGGAGCTTCCCCAGGTGACGTATGTTGACGTGGTGGATCTCGGCCGCCGCCGACAGGAGGTGTGGGAACGCCGGAGGGATGCCCTCGTGAGGGCTGAAGAGATCCTTGAAGAGGAGGGTTCGGCTCGGTATGCGCGTCTTGAGGCTTGGTACCAGAGGAAGCAGGCTCGCCCTCGCCCAGGTGAGGGAGTGGATCGCGCGGTGGAGAGACGCCTCGCCTGA
- a CDS encoding precorrin-2 dehydrogenase/sirohydrochlorin ferrochelatase family protein, giving the protein MKLPLLLECEGLPVVVVGAGKVGLRKARTLMEAGARVRVVDPVAEPPAWFRGEWRREGFLPAHLEGVVLVVAATSDAGLNARICEEARARGILACNAGGREGRVVSFMTSFRWNGLVVALGSEEGEVRKTITARRMLYDLLMGSPH; this is encoded by the coding sequence GTGAAGCTCCCCTTGCTCCTTGAGTGTGAGGGTCTCCCTGTCGTGGTGGTGGGGGCAGGGAAGGTGGGGCTTAGGAAGGCGCGCACCCTCATGGAGGCGGGGGCGCGCGTGCGGGTGGTGGATCCGGTGGCAGAGCCCCCGGCCTGGTTCAGGGGGGAGTGGCGGCGGGAGGGCTTCCTTCCGGCCCATCTCGAGGGTGTCGTCCTCGTGGTGGCGGCCACCTCCGATGCGGGTCTCAACGCCCGCATCTGCGAGGAGGCGCGTGCCCGGGGGATACTTGCCTGCAACGCGGGGGGAAGGGAGGGGCGGGTGGTCTCGTTCATGACCTCGTTCCGGTGGAACGGTCTGGTCGTGGCCTTGGGATCGGAGGAGGGGGAGGTGCGGAAGACCATCACGGCGAGGAGGATGCTCTATGATCTGCTTATGGGGAGTCCACATTGA
- a CDS encoding GldG family protein: protein MLLAPLPLPSGLAALLATLSPAAHLLRLTDGLLDLRDLAYFLGGSVLGLLWAIRLYALRRGPVRTPHLFPLAVLALLLTIHGLLTPLSLDLTTDRRHTLGPASRTLLSRIVYPLTITYYTSRRLAAVSPTPSEVEDLLRLYTRANPRIRVKIETVDERRMEVEDLGIVPQQIQITEAGEIRYLTVYSGLTLTYLDRIWTLPVVYSADRLEYELACGLRALIEDRRPVVGILARTTGESYQTTYRNLVGVAARTFGVRAVDPASTSLDEIDLLLVIDDGRLTEEDIRFVLTAKEAGIPLMLCVDAVRVDPDAGFRAGRVEGSPLLALLEGWGVELEPALVAQRPGLLLPVVEEGESSSVRTLHPYPLWWEVPLPGMPHPITSVLRSLHLYWASPLTLTEAWRPLLLSSPEAWLVTDPLTASPTSGRVTAPPSGARRGPFVLAAVTEGPPRVLVLGDAEAGSDLVEFTHAVGNLDFFLASFHWLLGQEDMLTLVTRTRTVPLLDLPEEPERARIVLHVLDALAVGVVPGLLLLLSFVLALRRPHAED from the coding sequence GTGCTCCTCGCCCCCCTGCCGCTCCCCTCCGGCCTCGCCGCCCTCCTTGCCACCCTCTCGCCCGCCGCACACCTCCTGCGCCTCACCGACGGGCTCCTCGACCTGCGGGACCTCGCCTACTTTCTCGGCGGCTCCGTCCTCGGCCTGCTCTGGGCCATCCGCCTCTATGCCCTCCGGCGCGGCCCGGTGCGCACCCCTCACCTTTTCCCCCTCGCCGTACTGGCCCTGCTCCTCACCATCCACGGCCTCCTCACCCCCCTCTCCCTCGACCTCACCACGGACCGCAGGCACACCCTCGGCCCTGCGAGCCGCACCCTCCTCTCACGCATCGTCTATCCCCTCACCATCACCTACTACACCTCGCGCAGACTCGCCGCCGTGAGCCCCACCCCCTCCGAAGTGGAAGACCTCCTCCGCCTCTACACCCGGGCAAACCCGCGGATCCGGGTGAAGATCGAGACCGTGGACGAGCGACGCATGGAGGTCGAGGATCTGGGCATCGTCCCTCAGCAGATCCAGATCACGGAGGCCGGCGAGATCCGCTATCTCACCGTGTACTCAGGTCTCACCCTCACCTACCTCGACCGCATCTGGACCCTCCCCGTGGTCTACAGCGCCGACAGGCTCGAGTACGAACTCGCCTGCGGCCTGCGCGCCCTGATCGAGGACCGGCGGCCGGTGGTGGGCATCCTCGCCCGGACCACCGGGGAGTCCTATCAGACCACCTACCGCAACCTCGTGGGGGTGGCGGCCCGCACCTTCGGCGTGCGTGCCGTCGATCCGGCCTCCACCTCCCTGGACGAGATCGACCTGCTTCTGGTCATCGACGACGGAAGACTCACCGAGGAGGACATCCGGTTCGTCCTCACGGCAAAGGAGGCGGGAATCCCGCTCATGCTCTGCGTGGACGCGGTCCGTGTCGATCCCGATGCCGGCTTCCGGGCCGGCCGGGTGGAGGGGAGCCCCCTCCTCGCCCTCCTCGAGGGCTGGGGCGTGGAGCTGGAACCGGCCCTCGTCGCGCAGCGGCCCGGTCTCCTCCTCCCCGTGGTGGAAGAGGGGGAGTCCTCCTCGGTCCGCACCCTCCACCCCTATCCCCTCTGGTGGGAGGTCCCCCTCCCCGGGATGCCGCACCCCATCACCTCGGTGCTGAGGTCCCTCCACCTCTACTGGGCCTCGCCCCTCACCCTCACGGAGGCCTGGAGGCCCCTCCTCCTCTCCTCGCCCGAGGCCTGGCTCGTGACCGATCCCCTGACCGCATCCCCCACCTCGGGCAGGGTCACCGCTCCCCCCTCCGGAGCACGTCGGGGCCCCTTCGTGCTGGCCGCCGTGACGGAGGGCCCGCCGCGCGTCCTCGTCCTCGGCGATGCCGAGGCGGGATCGGACCTGGTGGAGTTCACCCACGCGGTGGGAAACCTCGACTTCTTCCTCGCCTCGTTCCACTGGCTCCTCGGACAGGAGGATATGCTCACCCTGGTGACGCGCACCCGTACGGTCCCGCTCCTCGACCTGCCCGAGGAGCCGGAGAGGGCCCGCATCGTGCTCCATGTGCTCGATGCCCTCGCCGTGGGCGTGGTACCGGGCCTGCTCCTCCTCCTCTCCTTCGTCCTCGCTCTGAGGAGGCCCCATGCAGAGGACTAG
- a CDS encoding ABC transporter ATP-binding protein codes for MIEVRGVRKAYGEVEALCGVGFVCGERGCVGLIGPNGAGKSTLLRVITGALVPDEGEVWVGGLRMDEDRVRAQMMVGFMPEECVFPAEWRVGELLVWVASCRGRGRVDVGEVRGVAERVGVGEVWERMLGGLSRGFRQRVGLAAALVGGPRVVVLDEPGTGFDPPAQAGLRALLRELSQERLVVLSSHRLSEVERVCDRVLLLHRGRIVGEGSVEEVRRLLPGRLVVVRCRGRVGGAGERVAGFRVLGVEAEGGFQVVRAVREVPEARPEDLLAWCRSRGGEPVGMEEREPDLEEAFLALTSPEAAP; via the coding sequence ATGATCGAGGTGCGGGGGGTGAGAAAGGCGTACGGCGAGGTGGAGGCCCTTTGTGGGGTGGGGTTCGTGTGTGGGGAGCGGGGGTGTGTGGGGCTCATCGGTCCGAACGGGGCGGGAAAGTCCACCCTGCTGCGTGTCATCACCGGGGCGCTCGTCCCGGATGAGGGGGAGGTGTGGGTAGGGGGGCTGCGGATGGACGAGGATCGGGTGCGAGCCCAGATGATGGTGGGGTTCATGCCGGAGGAGTGTGTGTTCCCCGCCGAGTGGCGGGTGGGGGAGCTGTTGGTGTGGGTGGCCTCCTGCAGGGGGCGGGGGAGGGTGGATGTGGGGGAGGTGCGAGGGGTGGCCGAGCGGGTGGGGGTGGGGGAGGTGTGGGAGAGGATGCTGGGGGGGCTCTCGCGGGGGTTCAGGCAGCGGGTGGGGCTCGCGGCGGCGCTGGTGGGGGGGCCGCGGGTGGTGGTGCTCGACGAGCCGGGGACGGGGTTCGATCCGCCGGCCCAGGCGGGGCTGCGTGCCCTGCTGCGGGAGCTCTCGCAGGAGCGTCTGGTCGTCCTCTCCTCGCACCGGCTCTCCGAGGTGGAGCGTGTGTGCGACCGCGTACTCCTGCTGCACAGGGGGCGGATCGTGGGGGAGGGGAGCGTGGAGGAGGTGCGGAGGCTGCTTCCGGGGAGGCTGGTGGTGGTGCGGTGCAGGGGGCGTGTGGGGGGAGCGGGGGAGCGGGTGGCGGGGTTCAGGGTGCTGGGGGTGGAGGCGGAGGGCGGGTTCCAGGTGGTGCGCGCTGTGAGGGAGGTGCCGGAGGCCCGCCCCGAGGACCTGCTCGCCTGGTGCCGCTCCCGCGGGGGCGAGCCGGTCGGCATGGAGGAGCGGGAGCCCGACCTGGAGGAGGCCTTCCTCGCCCTCACCTCCCCGGAGGCCGCCCCATGA
- the hemL gene encoding glutamate-1-semialdehyde 2,1-aminomutase, with amino-acid sequence MARDQVRSYLVGGVNSPVRAFRAVGEEPLKVARAEGPFVYDEEGRRYLDFIGGWGALILGHAHPAVVEAVETAASRGICFGLSHPGEEELAARIAGAFPWVERVRLVNSGTEACMTAVRLARAATGRTLCVKFEGCYHGHADGFLVKMGSGGATLGLPSSQGVPSEIAGTTVVLPYNDEGMVRRLFAERGKEIAAVIMEPVAGNMGVVPPRPGFLETLREETRRWGALLIFDEVMTGFRVSRDGAAGRFGVRPDLLCLGKIIGGGLPVGAVAGPARVMDLLSPAGPVYQAGTFAGGPVVCAAGNATLRVCEQEDVWALLERLGNVLDRHLSSLEGVSYVRCGGMWSLFFLGGVAPRDFQEVRRQDGAAFARFHAALRSRGILAPPSAYEAWFLNAAMDEALLEEAARTIREAVEEARRG; translated from the coding sequence ATGGCTAGAGACCAGGTGCGTTCGTATCTAGTAGGTGGGGTGAACTCACCCGTACGTGCCTTCAGGGCTGTGGGTGAGGAGCCGCTCAAGGTGGCGCGCGCGGAAGGGCCCTTTGTCTACGATGAAGAGGGCCGCCGCTATCTCGACTTCATCGGGGGATGGGGTGCCCTCATCCTGGGGCACGCCCACCCTGCGGTGGTGGAGGCGGTGGAGACCGCAGCATCCCGGGGCATCTGCTTCGGCCTTTCCCACCCCGGCGAGGAGGAGCTCGCGGCGAGGATCGCGGGAGCCTTCCCGTGGGTGGAACGGGTGCGGCTCGTGAACTCCGGCACCGAGGCCTGCATGACCGCCGTGCGGCTCGCGAGGGCCGCAACCGGCAGGACCCTGTGCGTGAAGTTCGAGGGGTGCTACCACGGCCATGCCGATGGGTTTCTGGTGAAGATGGGCTCAGGGGGGGCGACCCTGGGACTTCCCTCCTCGCAGGGGGTCCCTTCGGAGATCGCCGGGACCACGGTGGTGCTCCCCTACAACGATGAGGGGATGGTGAGGCGTCTCTTCGCGGAGCGGGGGAAGGAGATTGCCGCCGTGATCATGGAACCTGTGGCGGGGAACATGGGGGTGGTCCCTCCTCGTCCGGGGTTCCTCGAGACCTTGAGGGAGGAGACCCGACGGTGGGGGGCCCTCCTCATCTTCGACGAGGTGATGACGGGGTTTCGGGTCTCCAGGGACGGGGCTGCAGGACGTTTCGGCGTGCGGCCCGACCTTCTCTGTCTCGGAAAGATCATAGGCGGGGGGCTTCCCGTGGGGGCGGTGGCGGGGCCTGCGCGCGTTATGGACCTCCTTTCCCCCGCAGGCCCTGTCTACCAGGCAGGAACCTTTGCAGGTGGACCCGTGGTGTGCGCCGCAGGGAATGCCACCCTCCGAGTGTGCGAGCAGGAGGATGTCTGGGCACTCCTCGAGCGATTAGGGAATGTCCTGGACCGACACCTCTCCTCCCTGGAAGGGGTCTCCTACGTGAGGTGTGGGGGCATGTGGTCGCTCTTCTTCCTGGGAGGAGTGGCTCCCCGGGACTTCCAGGAGGTGCGGCGCCAGGATGGTGCCGCATTCGCCCGGTTCCATGCCGCACTGAGATCCCGGGGCATCCTCGCTCCTCCCTCGGCCTATGAGGCCTGGTTCCTCAATGCCGCCATGGACGAGGCCCTCCTGGAGGAGGCAGCGAGGACGATCAGGGAGGCGGTGGAAGAGGCACGGAGGGGATGA
- a CDS encoding ribonuclease Z: MNMEVFVLGTGGMMPLPYRYLTSVLVRREGELFLFDCGEGTQVSLRSLNLRWKKISAIFISHTHADHVTGLPGILMLSSQVDRSDPLYIYGPPKIREYVEMSRQVLDMYINYEIVVEEVPWGESVVCYRGEGFSVRTIPLRHTKPCVGYVLEEDPRPGVFHPERARELGVPMGPLWSRLQRGEVVKNVRGEEVRPEMVLGPPRAGRKVAFVTDTLYLPHIKDYVKGADLFICEGMFSHELAETAAEKRHLTAREAGRIAREAEGVGKLGLIHYSPRYTNRDLQVLLEEAKEEFPEAFLCRDRQTIPIPYRD, from the coding sequence ATGAACATGGAAGTGTTTGTCCTCGGTACCGGCGGGATGATGCCGCTCCCGTACAGATACCTTACGTCCGTCCTCGTCCGGAGGGAGGGGGAGCTGTTCCTCTTCGACTGCGGGGAGGGAACCCAGGTCTCGCTCCGTTCCTTGAACCTCAGGTGGAAGAAGATCTCGGCGATCTTCATCTCGCACACGCATGCCGACCATGTGACCGGGCTGCCGGGGATCCTCATGCTCTCCTCCCAGGTGGATCGCTCTGATCCTCTCTACATCTACGGGCCTCCCAAGATCAGGGAGTACGTGGAGATGAGCAGGCAGGTCCTCGACATGTACATCAACTACGAGATCGTGGTCGAGGAGGTGCCGTGGGGGGAGTCGGTGGTGTGCTACAGGGGGGAGGGGTTTTCGGTGCGCACGATTCCCCTACGCCACACCAAGCCCTGTGTGGGTTATGTGTTGGAAGAGGATCCCCGTCCCGGGGTCTTTCATCCGGAGCGGGCGCGGGAGCTCGGGGTGCCGATGGGGCCGTTATGGTCGCGACTCCAGCGGGGAGAGGTGGTGAAGAACGTGCGGGGCGAGGAGGTGCGGCCTGAGATGGTGCTGGGGCCGCCTCGTGCCGGGAGGAAGGTGGCCTTCGTGACGGATACGCTCTACCTGCCCCACATCAAGGACTACGTGAAGGGGGCGGATCTGTTCATCTGCGAGGGGATGTTCTCCCACGAGCTCGCCGAGACGGCTGCGGAGAAGCGGCACCTCACGGCGAGGGAGGCGGGGAGGATCGCGCGGGAAGCGGAGGGGGTGGGAAAGCTGGGGCTCATACACTACAGCCCGCGCTACACGAATCGGGATCTCCAGGTGCTCCTCGAGGAGGCGAAGGAGGAGTTCCCGGAGGCCTTTCTCTGCCGGGATAGGCAGACGATTCCCATACCGTACAGGGACTAG